GATCCAAACGGTGAAGTACCTGCAGGCGCTCACCCTCATATTAATTGTGTCTGGGATTGGGGGTGTCTGCTACATTGGACAGAATCTGATGGATCGGGGGTCAGAGATTGCGGGGCAGCTGAAAAAGCATGCCCCGGAAATCTTGGGCAGCATCTGCAATGAGGCTATCTTCCAGATGAAGATACCATTCATCGGCAGCAAAGAAAGCCAGTTCGAGTTGAAGGACTAGTGGTTTAACGACCCCAACAAGTCACTAAGCAGGCTAGAGCAGAGGGCGAGGCGTGCGTTGGCCATGCAAGAGAAGGACCGGATTCGACGTGAGGAGTTCAAACGTGCTGAGGCGGAAAGGAAACGTGCGGCTGCGCCTCTGTACGAGCAGTACATGGCCAGGAAGGATTTGAATGATATGAAGGTGATGGAGCAGCTACGCGAGGAGAGGATGAGGCATGAGGAGAGGATGAGGCGGTTGTTGGGGAATATGTAGGACAGGACACATAGACAGCAGCCGGTCTGATAAGCTGTGCGGTCGTGGGTGATGGACCCGGTTTTGACACTGTTGGCAATTGCTGCCATACTCCCtttgttccgaattacttgtcttagatttgtctagatacggaggtatctagcactaaaatgagtctagatacatctgtatgtagaCAAATTCAAGACAAGTAATTCTGATTCTAAACCGTCTGTCTGTCAAATTGACTTGATTAGTCAGCTTTGAACCTGACCGTGTGGGTGTCTAGCCGCCCTGATTGATGCCTTTTTTGT
This portion of the Triticum dicoccoides isolate Atlit2015 ecotype Zavitan chromosome 7A, WEW_v2.0, whole genome shotgun sequence genome encodes:
- the LOC119329529 gene encoding uncharacterized protein LOC119329529; this translates as MAIPAATGCALLLSPAFSSPAIRGTSLISTAQSHHYSTSAVEIDPMILKKLLAEQLTCSGLSSDCLLEIQTVKYLQALTLILIVSGIGGVCYIGQNLMDRGSEIAGQLKKHAPEILGSICNEAIFQMKIPFIGSKESQFELKD